The Triticum aestivum cultivar Chinese Spring chromosome 3A, IWGSC CS RefSeq v2.1, whole genome shotgun sequence genome includes a region encoding these proteins:
- the LOC123057555 gene encoding tRNA (adenine(58)-N(1))-methyltransferase non-catalytic subunit trm6 isoform X1, which yields MAPPPPQTPTPVIPREAWEGCSVLLDINDGDRLAFFRLTTGATVKIGDKSCSLQPLLGRPFGSLFRVGPSGLVPCAATDASSQDDKARDGSACGQAQDETRDNRSLVDNNTAQTLSSEDIEAMKREGASGDAIVEALIANSSTFGNKTVFSQEKYKLKKQKKYAPKVLLRRPSSRSICETYFKKYPARIGFMRVDALSLLLSMANVGAYSDVLAVDMVGGLVVGAVAERLGGTGYVCSTYLGSAPSSIDIIRMYNLSSDMTSRIFQAPLGDLCSLQSAGDAPSVLSGSIQRDLVEPAAVPDESLQSSPAKPINTEVSDGNAQSMTVQPINMEVPEPATDHLNQGDISMSDCKGSNGNSIAPKAPRAGKAPSPERMKYWGEHGFSSLIVAAPDHEVESVVADLLPLLSYSAPFAIYHQYLQPLATCMHSLQVSKMAIALQITEPWLREYQVLPSRTHPHMQMNAFGGYILSGIRIHKPDP from the exons atggcgccgccgccgccgcagacgcCGACGCCGGTGATTCCGCGGGAGGCGTGGGAGGGCTGCAGCGTGCTCCTCGACATCAACGACGGCGACCGCCTCGCCTTCTTCCGCCTCACCACCGGCGC GACGGTGAAGATAGGGGACAAGAGCTGCTCGCTGCAGCCGCTGCTCGGCCGCCCCTTCGGCTCCCTCTTCCGCGTCGGGCCCTCCGGCCTTGTCCCCTGCGCCGCCACCGACGCGTCGTCTCAAG ATGATAAGGCGCGAGACGGCAGCGCCTGTGGCCAGGCGCAGGACGAGACCAGGGACAATAGGTCCCTGGTTGATAATAATACAGCGCAGACGCTGTCGAGCGAGGACatcgaggcgatgaagcg GGAGGGTGCGAGCGGGGATGCGATTGTGGAGGCTCTGATAGCGAATAGCTCCACATTTGGAAATAAGACTGTGTTCTCACAG GAGAAATACAAACTGAAGAAACAAAAGAAATATGCACCGAAAGTGCTTTTGCGACGCCCCTCTTCCAGAAG CATTTGTGAGACATATTTCAAGAAGTACCCAGCTCGAATAGG GTTTATGCGAGTTGATGCGCTCTCCCTCTTGTTGTCTATGGCAAATGTTGGTGCATATTCAGATGTGCTTGCCGTTGATATGGTGGGGGGTTTAGTTGTTGGAGCCGTAGCTGAACGCTTAGGAG GTACAGGATATGTTTGTAGCACATATCTTGGATCAGCGCCCAGCTCCATAGATATAATAAGAATGTATAATTTGAGCAGCGACATGACCAGCAG GATTTTCCAGGCACCACTTGGTGACCTCTGCTCCTTGCAAAGTGCTGGTGATGCTCCTTCTGTTCTCAGTGGCAGCATTCAACGCGATTTAGTTGAACCTGCTGCTGTACCAGATGAGAGTCTTCAGTCATCCCCGGCAAAACCAATTAATACAGAAGTATCAGATGGGAATGCTCAGTCAATGACAGTGCAGCCAATTAATATGGAGGTCCCTGAGCCTGCAACGGACCACCTTAATCAAGGTGACATTTCTATGTCGG attgcaaaggaagtaatgGTAATTCAATAGCTCCCAAAGCGCCGAGAGCAGGAAAGGCACCCTCACCAGAGAGGATGAAATATTGGGGAGAACATGGGTTTAGCAG TTTGATTGTTGCTGCTCCTGACCATGAGGTAGAAAGTGTGGTTGCCGATTTGCTTCCACTCCTGTCCTATTCGGCCCCATTTGCTATCTATCATCAATATCTTCAG CCTCTTGCAACATGCATGCATAGTTTGCAGGTATCGAAAATGGCAATTGCGTTACAGATTACTGAACCCTGGCTCCGAGAGTATCAG GTCCTTCCATCGCGCACCCACCCACACATGCAGATGAATGCGTTTGGTGGTTATATCTTGAGCGGCATCCGGATACACAAGCCTGACCCCTA G
- the LOC123057555 gene encoding tRNA (adenine(58)-N(1))-methyltransferase non-catalytic subunit trm6 isoform X2, whose product MAPPPPQTPTPVIPREAWEGCSVLLDINDGDRLAFFRLTTGATVKIGDKSCSLQPLLGRPFGSLFRVGPSGLVPCAATDASSQDDKARDGSACGQAQDETRDNRSLVDNNTAQTLSSEDIEAMKREGASGDAIVEALIANSSTFGNKTVFSQEKYKLKKQKKYAPKVLLRRPSSRSICETYFKKYPARIGFMRVDALSLLLSMANVGAYSDVLAVDMVGGLVVGAVAERLGGTGYVCSTYLGSAPSSIDIIRMYNLSSDMTSRIFQAPLGDLCSLQSAGDAPSVLSGSIQRDLVEPAAVPDESLQSSPAKPINTEVSDGNAQSMTVQPINMEVPEPATDHLNQDCKGSNGNSIAPKAPRAGKAPSPERMKYWGEHGFSSLIVAAPDHEVESVVADLLPLLSYSAPFAIYHQYLQPLATCMHSLQVSKMAIALQITEPWLREYQVLPSRTHPHMQMNAFGGYILSGIRIHKPDP is encoded by the exons atggcgccgccgccgccgcagacgcCGACGCCGGTGATTCCGCGGGAGGCGTGGGAGGGCTGCAGCGTGCTCCTCGACATCAACGACGGCGACCGCCTCGCCTTCTTCCGCCTCACCACCGGCGC GACGGTGAAGATAGGGGACAAGAGCTGCTCGCTGCAGCCGCTGCTCGGCCGCCCCTTCGGCTCCCTCTTCCGCGTCGGGCCCTCCGGCCTTGTCCCCTGCGCCGCCACCGACGCGTCGTCTCAAG ATGATAAGGCGCGAGACGGCAGCGCCTGTGGCCAGGCGCAGGACGAGACCAGGGACAATAGGTCCCTGGTTGATAATAATACAGCGCAGACGCTGTCGAGCGAGGACatcgaggcgatgaagcg GGAGGGTGCGAGCGGGGATGCGATTGTGGAGGCTCTGATAGCGAATAGCTCCACATTTGGAAATAAGACTGTGTTCTCACAG GAGAAATACAAACTGAAGAAACAAAAGAAATATGCACCGAAAGTGCTTTTGCGACGCCCCTCTTCCAGAAG CATTTGTGAGACATATTTCAAGAAGTACCCAGCTCGAATAGG GTTTATGCGAGTTGATGCGCTCTCCCTCTTGTTGTCTATGGCAAATGTTGGTGCATATTCAGATGTGCTTGCCGTTGATATGGTGGGGGGTTTAGTTGTTGGAGCCGTAGCTGAACGCTTAGGAG GTACAGGATATGTTTGTAGCACATATCTTGGATCAGCGCCCAGCTCCATAGATATAATAAGAATGTATAATTTGAGCAGCGACATGACCAGCAG GATTTTCCAGGCACCACTTGGTGACCTCTGCTCCTTGCAAAGTGCTGGTGATGCTCCTTCTGTTCTCAGTGGCAGCATTCAACGCGATTTAGTTGAACCTGCTGCTGTACCAGATGAGAGTCTTCAGTCATCCCCGGCAAAACCAATTAATACAGAAGTATCAGATGGGAATGCTCAGTCAATGACAGTGCAGCCAATTAATATGGAGGTCCCTGAGCCTGCAACGGACCACCTTAATCAAG attgcaaaggaagtaatgGTAATTCAATAGCTCCCAAAGCGCCGAGAGCAGGAAAGGCACCCTCACCAGAGAGGATGAAATATTGGGGAGAACATGGGTTTAGCAG TTTGATTGTTGCTGCTCCTGACCATGAGGTAGAAAGTGTGGTTGCCGATTTGCTTCCACTCCTGTCCTATTCGGCCCCATTTGCTATCTATCATCAATATCTTCAG CCTCTTGCAACATGCATGCATAGTTTGCAGGTATCGAAAATGGCAATTGCGTTACAGATTACTGAACCCTGGCTCCGAGAGTATCAG GTCCTTCCATCGCGCACCCACCCACACATGCAGATGAATGCGTTTGGTGGTTATATCTTGAGCGGCATCCGGATACACAAGCCTGACCCCTA G